Proteins encoded within one genomic window of Haematobia irritans isolate KBUSLIRL chromosome 5, ASM5000362v1, whole genome shotgun sequence:
- the l(2)k09848 gene encoding WD repeat domain 74 lethal (2) k09848, which produces MKWTTSNLKNPSYTTNHEIYVGTKTGTFKKLVPVYEQNPFKQTNLLNLQELDKDSQINALSFANENKSEILIGRGKSTVQVHSVRTDQIQYTIDFEESNIVGLAHFQNRVVAGFANGHIRCLALNEEGDIEADHPKLILDKVGDHMDHLRQCPSDRNIVAIGGKGRQNNLKVFDMEAEGKQLFSSKNLPNDYLQLEVPVWDSDVGFFDNPHTLATCSRHGYVRVYDTRKQRRPVQCYATEDQMSFTTLAANGNYIYTGTTMGAMKAFDIRRMKTFVHTYKGFTGGISDVCLDASGKFLASACLDRYVRVHNVDSCVLMYQCYVKSKATRILIRESLENPNSKEEDDDEELENNQGNQKKQKGKPTKGDVSEDEEYEDMFENMQTICEKSDEEGDDDSNDDNTTSNASETETNAKAGEKRKTSKKSGHNKKKKDC; this is translated from the exons atgaaGTGGACAACATCAAATCTAAAGAACCCAAGTTATACCACCAATCATGAAATATACGTGGGCACCAAAACCGGAACATTTAaaa AATTGGTGCCAGTTTATGAACAGAATCCATTCAAGCAAACAAATTTACTAAATCTCCAAGAACTTGACAAGGATTCTCAAATAAATGCTCTTAGTTTTGCCAATGAAAATAAATCAGAAATTCTTATTGGTAGAGGAAAGTCCACAGTTCAAGTACACTCCGTGCGTACGGATCAAATCCAATACACCATAGATTTCGAGGAGTCGAATATTGTTGGTTTGGCACATTTTCAAAATAGAGTAGTTGCCGGTTTTGCAAATGGCCATATACGATGTCTAGCTTTAAACGAAGAAGGTGATATTGAAGCTGACCACCCCAAGCTTATTTTAGACAAAGTTGGTGATCATATGGATCATCTAAGACAATGTCCAAGTGATCGCAATATAGTTGCTATAGGTGGTAAAGGTAGACAAAACAACTTAAAGGTATTCGATATGGAGGCAGAAGGTAAACAATTGTTTTCCTCCAAGAATTTGCCAAACGATTACTTGCAACTGGAAGTACCTGTGTGGGATAGTGATGTGGGTTTCTTCGATAATCCTCATACATTGGCCACTTGCTCTCGGCATGGCTATGTACGAGTCTATGATACTCGAAAACAAAGGAGACCGGTACAATGTTATGCTACTGAAGATCAAATGAGTTTTACCACATTGGCGGCCAATGGTAACTACATTTATACTGGAACTACAATGGGAGCAATGAAG GCCTTTGATATACGTCGCATGAAAACTTTTGTACATACCTATAAAGGATTTACGGGTGGCATTAGTGATGTATGTTTAGACGCTTCTGGTAAATTTTTGGCAtcggcttgtttggatcgttatgTACGTGTACATAATGTGGATTCTTGTGTTTTGATGTATCAATGCTATGTGAAATCAAAGGCCACACGTATTCTAATAAGAGAATCTTTGGAAAATCCAAATAGTAAAGAAGAAGATGACGATGAAGAATTGGAGAACAATCAAGGCAACCAAAAGAAACAAAAGGGCAAACCAACAAAGGGAGATGTCTCCGAAGATGAGGAATACGAAGATATGTTTGAGAATATGCAAACCATTTG TGAGAAAAGCGATGAAGAAGGTGACGATGATTCGAATGACGATAATACAACTTCCAATGCATCTGAAACTGAAACCAATGCCAAGGCTggtgaaaaaagaaaaactagtAAAAAATCTGGAcacaataaaaagaaaaaagattgctaa
- the LOC142239058 gene encoding pseudouridylate synthase TRUB2, mitochondrial yields MSLQKIQDASVIFRHLNGIINVYKPQGMKVKHVRAAILHKICEDLNVIHANNVPEQYEIPLLEPGGAADPLLRKVNSMNLSEHVLSTGPRFEMDDIRCATVASLGQHTSGVLLFGINKGLKKSMRIQRNRPIRTYHVTGKLGVATENHLPDSRITLKANYRHVNPDRLSALTSSLQASHQRKMFELCGVDMQSQAAYEIACKGLIRPVNNTQPVVYGIKLIDFQKPHFTLEIHAINESEAYLATLIHEIGIEMRSVAHCTALRCIRHGKFSVEGSLLRHAWNLPGVVRNMREQKQILEEHPYLLKQENIELRN; encoded by the exons ATGTCCTTACAGAAGATTCAAGATGCTTCGGTTATATTCAGACATCTAAATGGAATTATAAATGTATATAAACCCCAGGGAATGAAGGTAAAACATGTGAGAGCGGCAATATTACACAAAATTTGTGAAG ATCTAAATGTTATTCATGCCAACAATGTCCCGGAACAGTATGAAATTCCTCTATTGGAGCCTGGTGGTGCTGCTGATCCTTTATTGCGTAAAGTTAATTCAATGAATTTGTCAGAGCATGTTCTTAGTACTGGTCCTCGTTTCGAAATGGATGATATACGATGTGCCACCGTAGCCAGCTTGGGTCAACATACCAGTGGAGTACTAT tattcggaataaacaaAGGCCTAAAAAAATCCATGCGAATACAACGTAATCGTCCTATACGCACTTATCATGTTACCGGTAAACTTGGTGTAGCAACTGAAAATCATTTACCAGACTCTCGTATAACACTGAAAGCCAATTACCGTCATGTAAATCCTGATAGACTAAGTGCCTTAACATCATCTCTCCAAGCATCACATCAACGTAAGATGTTCGAATTATGTGGTGTTGATATGCAATCTCAGGCGGCATATGAGATCGCTTGTAAAGGCCTAATAAGACCTGTCAACAATACACAACCCGTTGTATATGGCATCAAACTTATTGATTTTCAGAAGCCTCATTTTACTCTAGAAATTCATGCTATCAATGAATCGGAAGCATACCTAGCTACTCTCATTCATGAAATTGGTATAGAAATGCGTAGCGTAGCTCATTGTACTGCTCTGCGATGCATACGTCATGGTAAATTCTCAGTGGAGGGATCATTGCTACGTCATGCCTGGAATCTACCGGGTGTTGTAAGAAATATGCGTGAGCAAAAACAAATACTGGAAGAACATCCGTACCTGCTTAAACAGGAAAATAtagaattaagaaattaa